A portion of the Oxynema aestuarii AP17 genome contains these proteins:
- a CDS encoding GH25 family lysozyme has translation MCARGIDVSDWQDPVNWYSVAQSGMAFAFTKATEGATFVADTFRSNWNAIQSVGLARGAYHFYRAKQDPGAQADLFLSTVPLGPDDLPPVLDIEATDGVSASRILDGIGYWLDVVERETKRRPIIYTYPSFWERIGNPKSFSDYPLWIAHYGTQNPWVPGGWDGWTLWQYTDTGTVSGISGGVDINWFNVSREGARGSHVRYVQQRLNERGFYRGSIDGHFSSALTQAVLSFQRAMNLTADGIVGINTWTALMSLRAASATPSPPPPPPSPPPVWSPPPPPPPPRTPTPTPIIQLLDVFRFYQGFEHQTRAIDWLQGQISQAVLLEFARLWRNQSTSQPSLIRLLDVCKYYRGLPYQDQAVRWLQAQLSEGVLQEFARRWRSQNPDREVAQSSPPISLINVCEYYQGFDGQKAALQWLQGQIQNSTLEEFARRWRS, from the coding sequence ATGTGTGCAAGAGGCATTGACGTTTCCGACTGGCAAGATCCAGTCAACTGGTACAGTGTCGCTCAATCCGGTATGGCTTTTGCATTTACCAAAGCTACCGAAGGTGCTACATTCGTCGCCGATACCTTCCGAAGCAACTGGAATGCGATCCAATCCGTCGGTTTGGCACGCGGCGCCTATCACTTCTACCGCGCCAAACAAGACCCCGGCGCTCAAGCCGATTTATTCTTATCCACCGTCCCCTTAGGCCCGGACGATCTGCCCCCCGTCCTCGATATTGAAGCCACCGACGGTGTTTCCGCCAGTCGCATTCTCGACGGGATCGGCTACTGGCTCGATGTCGTCGAACGGGAAACCAAACGCCGACCGATTATTTATACTTATCCCAGTTTTTGGGAACGGATCGGCAATCCAAAAAGCTTTTCCGATTATCCCCTGTGGATCGCTCACTACGGCACCCAAAATCCTTGGGTTCCCGGGGGTTGGGACGGTTGGACCTTGTGGCAGTACACCGATACGGGAACGGTAAGCGGGATTAGTGGGGGGGTGGATATCAATTGGTTTAACGTGTCCCGAGAAGGGGCGCGCGGTTCCCACGTCCGCTACGTTCAGCAACGGTTGAACGAACGGGGGTTTTATCGCGGTTCCATTGACGGCCATTTTAGTTCGGCGCTCACCCAAGCGGTACTCAGTTTTCAGCGCGCGATGAACTTAACCGCCGATGGGATTGTGGGGATTAATACCTGGACGGCGTTGATGAGTTTGAGAGCGGCGTCTGCCACTCCTTCCCCACCACCGCCGCCACCGAGTCCGCCTCCGGTCTGGTCGCCGCCACCGCCGCCGCCACCGCCGAGAACGCCGACGCCGACGCCGATTATTCAACTGCTCGACGTTTTTCGTTTTTATCAAGGATTCGAGCATCAAACGCGGGCGATCGATTGGTTGCAAGGACAAATTTCTCAAGCGGTTTTGCTGGAGTTTGCCCGTTTGTGGCGCAATCAATCGACGAGCCAACCGAGTTTAATTCGTCTGCTCGACGTTTGCAAATATTATCGCGGTTTGCCTTATCAAGACCAAGCGGTGCGATGGTTGCAAGCACAGTTGAGTGAGGGGGTGTTGCAGGAGTTTGCCCGTCGCTGGCGCAGTCAAAATCCGGATCGGGAGGTGGCGCAAAGTTCGCCGCCGATTAGTTTGATTAATGTGTGCGAATACTATCAAGGGTTTGACGGACAAAAAGCGGCGTTGCAATGGTTGCAAGGTCAAATTCAGAATTCGACCCTCGAAGAGTTTGCCCGTCGTTGGCGCAGTTGA
- the hisA gene encoding 1-(5-phosphoribosyl)-5-[(5-phosphoribosylamino)methylideneamino]imidazole-4-carboxamide isomerase — protein MDVIPAIDLLEGRCVRLYQGDYARSQTFNEDPVAVAREWVEQGATRLHLVDLDGAKAGKSKNLGAIEAIAQTVSVPVQVGGGLRDRSAVARLFDLGVRYAILGTVAVEQPELVGELCREFRDRIVVGIDARNGRVATRGWLETSEILAPTLAQDMAALGVAAIIYTDIHRDGTLSGPNLDALKELAEAIEIPIIASGGVSSVGDLLSLLALETRGVSGAIVGRALYTGDLSLKDALQAVGPGRLQDIPPDFGSSAFA, from the coding sequence ATGGATGTCATTCCCGCTATCGATTTATTAGAAGGTCGCTGCGTGCGGCTGTACCAGGGAGATTACGCGCGATCGCAGACCTTTAATGAAGATCCCGTCGCCGTCGCCCGGGAGTGGGTCGAACAAGGGGCAACCCGCTTGCACCTGGTCGATCTCGACGGAGCTAAAGCCGGGAAATCGAAGAATTTAGGGGCAATTGAGGCGATCGCCCAAACCGTTTCCGTTCCCGTCCAAGTGGGGGGTGGATTGCGCGATCGCAGCGCCGTCGCCCGCTTGTTCGACCTCGGCGTTCGCTACGCCATTCTCGGTACCGTCGCGGTGGAACAACCCGAATTAGTCGGCGAACTCTGTCGGGAATTCCGCGATCGCATCGTCGTCGGAATCGACGCCCGTAACGGTCGCGTCGCCACCCGAGGCTGGTTGGAAACCTCCGAAATTCTCGCCCCGACCTTGGCCCAGGATATGGCCGCCTTGGGCGTTGCGGCGATTATCTATACCGATATCCATCGCGACGGTACTTTAAGCGGTCCGAATCTCGACGCCTTAAAAGAACTTGCCGAGGCGATCGAAATTCCGATTATTGCCTCCGGTGGGGTCAGTTCCGTCGGCGATTTACTCAGTTTGCTCGCCCTCGAAACCCGAGGCGTGAGCGGGGCGATCGTCGGTCGCGCCCTCTATACCGGGGATCTCTCTCTAAAAGATGCCTTGCAAGCCGTCGGCCCCGGTCGCCTTCAGGATATCCCCCCGGATTTCGGCTCGTCTGCATTCGCGTGA
- a CDS encoding MBL fold metallo-hydrolase, with amino-acid sequence METNRSSDFFVRFWGVRGSIATPGKETVEYGGNTSCVEVRVGGKLLIFDGGTGLRVLGKTLLPKMPIEAHLFFSHSHWDHIQGFPFFVPAFIPGNRFHIYGAIAPNGATIKQRLSDQMLHPNFPIPLRGMRSEMTFHDLRPGDRIKIDDILIETAHLNHPSEAIGYRVTWQGRTAVYCTDTEHYADRLDENVLFLARDADVFIYDATYTDEEYYHPQFSKVGWGHSTWQEAVKICKAAGVKKLVIFHHDPAHGDDFLADVEAQVSAAYPDACLAREGTKLVL; translated from the coding sequence ATGGAAACTAACCGTTCCTCTGACTTCTTCGTCCGCTTTTGGGGAGTACGCGGCAGTATTGCCACTCCCGGTAAAGAAACCGTCGAGTATGGTGGCAATACATCTTGTGTCGAGGTTCGAGTTGGCGGGAAACTCTTAATTTTTGACGGCGGAACGGGTTTGCGCGTTCTCGGGAAAACTTTACTCCCCAAGATGCCGATCGAAGCGCACCTATTTTTCAGCCATTCTCATTGGGATCATATTCAAGGGTTTCCCTTTTTCGTTCCCGCATTTATTCCGGGAAATCGCTTCCATATTTACGGGGCGATCGCCCCCAACGGCGCTACCATCAAACAACGGCTGTCCGATCAGATGCTGCACCCGAATTTTCCGATTCCCTTGCGGGGAATGCGATCGGAGATGACCTTTCACGATTTACGACCGGGCGATCGCATCAAAATTGACGATATTTTAATCGAAACCGCCCATCTCAACCATCCTAGCGAGGCGATCGGTTATCGCGTCACCTGGCAAGGTCGCACGGCAGTTTACTGTACCGACACCGAACATTACGCCGACCGCCTCGACGAAAACGTTCTCTTCCTGGCCCGCGATGCCGACGTTTTTATCTACGACGCCACTTACACCGACGAAGAATATTATCACCCTCAATTCTCCAAAGTCGGTTGGGGTCATTCCACCTGGCAAGAAGCAGTCAAAATTTGTAAAGCCGCCGGAGTGAAAAAACTGGTAATTTTCCACCACGACCCGGCCCACGGCGACGACTTTCTCGCCGATGTCGAAGCGCAAGTCAGCGCCGCCTATCCCGATGCCTGTCTGGCCCGAGAAGGCACCAAACTGGTGTTGTAA
- the panD gene encoding aspartate 1-decarboxylase — translation MQRTLLLAKIHNCTLTRANLDYVGSISIDLALLEAAGILPYEQVQVVNVANGQRLMTYAIAAPSGSGSIELNGAAARLGMAGDRVIIMSYGQFTSEEAKTYSPTVVFVDERNRLQQVCRYRDLNVGAGLQLAPGETPVGL, via the coding sequence ATGCAGCGAACGCTCCTTTTGGCAAAAATTCATAATTGCACGCTTACCCGCGCCAACTTAGATTATGTCGGTAGTATTAGTATCGATCTCGCCTTGCTAGAAGCCGCAGGCATTTTACCCTACGAACAAGTGCAGGTTGTTAACGTCGCTAACGGTCAGAGATTGATGACTTACGCGATCGCCGCTCCCTCCGGTTCCGGCAGTATCGAATTAAACGGTGCGGCAGCACGGCTGGGAATGGCAGGCGATCGCGTGATTATCATGAGTTACGGACAATTTACCTCGGAAGAAGCTAAAACCTACTCCCCCACAGTGGTTTTTGTAGACGAGCGCAACCGCTTGCAACAAGTCTGCCGTTATCGGGATCTTAACGTGGGAGCCGGACTCCAACTCGCTCCGGGTGAAACCCCAGTGGGATTGTAG